In Candidatus Tanganyikabacteria bacterium, one DNA window encodes the following:
- the ugpC gene encoding sn-glycerol-3-phosphate ABC transporter ATP-binding protein UgpC: MARVVFDKVQKRYNDNTVIRELSLSIEDKEFLVLVGPSGCGKSTALRMIAGLEEITGGFLTIGDRVVNDVHPKHRDIAMVFQNYALYPHMSVYENMAFALKLRKLARPEIDKRVRDAARSLEIEHLLERKPKALSGGQRQRVAIGRAIVREPKVFLMDEPLSNLDAKLRVSMRAEIKKLHHRLQTTFVYVTHDQTEAMTLGDRIAILRGGDLQQCGTPHDVYTSPANLFVATFIGSPQMNLLEGALAFSGGDAVVKGKEFTFTLPRRESFREGDVVVGVRPEHLAPADAANPAHALSAAVEVIEPLGAESYVYLAGGKGSIVARVPEERTPKVGQTIAFSVDAAKIHLFDPKTEARFA; encoded by the coding sequence GTGGCCCGCGTAGTCTTCGACAAAGTCCAGAAGCGTTACAACGACAACACGGTCATCCGGGAGCTGAGTCTGTCCATCGAGGACAAGGAGTTCCTGGTCCTGGTAGGCCCGTCGGGATGCGGCAAGTCGACGGCCCTGCGCATGATCGCGGGCCTTGAGGAAATCACCGGCGGCTTCCTGACCATCGGCGACCGGGTGGTCAACGACGTGCACCCCAAGCACCGCGACATCGCGATGGTCTTCCAGAATTACGCGCTGTACCCGCACATGAGCGTCTACGAGAACATGGCCTTCGCGCTCAAGCTGCGCAAGCTCGCCAGGCCCGAGATCGACAAGCGCGTGCGCGACGCGGCCCGGTCGCTGGAGATCGAGCACCTGCTCGAGCGCAAGCCCAAGGCCCTTTCGGGCGGCCAGCGGCAACGGGTGGCCATCGGCCGCGCCATCGTGCGCGAGCCCAAGGTGTTCCTGATGGACGAGCCGCTGAGCAACCTCGACGCCAAGCTGCGCGTGAGCATGAGGGCCGAGATCAAGAAGCTGCACCACCGGCTCCAGACGACCTTCGTATACGTCACGCACGACCAGACCGAGGCCATGACGCTGGGCGATCGCATCGCCATCCTGCGCGGCGGCGACCTGCAGCAATGCGGGACTCCTCACGACGTGTACACCTCTCCCGCCAACCTGTTCGTCGCCACCTTCATCGGGTCGCCGCAGATGAACCTGCTCGAGGGCGCACTCGCGTTCTCGGGCGGCGACGCGGTGGTCAAGGGCAAGGAGTTCACCTTCACCTTGCCGCGGCGCGAGTCGTTCCGCGAGGGCGACGTGGTGGTCGGCGTGCGGCCCGAGCACCTGGCGCCGGCAGACGCCGCCAATCCGGCCCACGCGCTGTCCGCCGCGGTCGAGGTGATCGAGCCGCTGGGCGCCGAGTCGTACGTCTACCTGGCCGGCGGCAAGGGGAGCATCGTGGCCCGGGTGCCCGAGGAGCGCACGCCCAAGGTGGGCCAGACGATCGCGTTCTCGGTTGACGCCGCCAAGATCCACCTCTTCGATCCCAAGACCGAAGCCCGCTTCGCGTAA
- a CDS encoding S9 family peptidase produces the protein MAVQHDTRRPVRYAIEQYYAIRKTRGAAFSPDAADIAFISNTTGTGEVWRVPATGGWPHQVTISGRNVHQVSWSPIGDTLVFTADHDGDENFELFKVPKSGGLPAALGEAPGAQAHFGDWSPDGRQVVYASNKRNPAFFDLYILDVETGHERILWQDDHVNMALTWSPDGQHVLAQRFEQNANQDFFLVDAHTGAARHLTPHEGLVRHFGGVWEPGGRAFLYLTDSGRNYMGLARMEIATGTWEYVEEPPADVVEVAQSRDGRWRALTVNWGGNFVPQVVGLHSGERLVLGEFSLGVTSELAFSLAGDRLAFYHESARTCRDLWVVDLPPAGAAAGGHRGCRQVTFSNVGGIPADDLVMPQSLGYRSFDGLEIPCFLFVPHGGRPDGTLPAVVWPHGGPDYQVTNNFYHWFHVFTGAGYVVLAPNFRGSTGYGKAYQSLNQKDWGGASFRDLIAGADYLVESGWADPRKLAVVGGSFGGFMALTAATREADRWAAVVELFGPSNLFTFIENTPAWWKPYLYEMVGHPERDREQLAERSPVNFLDRVKAPLLVIQGAHDPRVTKTESDQVVERLRALGRDVEYLVFEDEGHGFSRTANEIRAARSVVTFLDRHLS, from the coding sequence TTGGCCGTCCAGCACGACACGCGTCGGCCCGTGCGGTACGCCATCGAGCAGTATTACGCCATCCGCAAGACGCGGGGGGCGGCATTTTCGCCTGACGCCGCGGACATCGCGTTCATCTCCAACACCACCGGCACGGGCGAAGTCTGGCGGGTGCCCGCCACGGGCGGGTGGCCTCACCAGGTGACGATCAGCGGCCGAAACGTCCACCAGGTCAGCTGGAGCCCCATCGGCGACACTCTGGTATTCACGGCCGATCACGACGGCGACGAGAATTTCGAACTCTTCAAGGTCCCCAAGTCCGGCGGGCTTCCCGCCGCCCTGGGCGAAGCGCCGGGTGCGCAGGCGCATTTCGGCGACTGGTCCCCGGACGGCCGGCAAGTCGTCTATGCCTCCAACAAGCGCAATCCCGCGTTCTTCGACCTGTACATCCTGGACGTCGAGACCGGCCACGAGCGCATCCTGTGGCAGGACGATCACGTCAACATGGCGCTCACCTGGTCGCCCGACGGGCAGCACGTCCTGGCCCAACGATTCGAGCAAAACGCCAACCAGGATTTCTTTCTGGTCGACGCGCATACCGGCGCGGCGCGCCACCTCACGCCTCACGAGGGCCTGGTGCGCCACTTCGGCGGGGTCTGGGAGCCTGGCGGGCGCGCTTTCCTCTACCTCACCGACAGCGGCCGCAACTACATGGGCCTGGCGCGCATGGAAATCGCGACCGGCACCTGGGAGTACGTCGAGGAACCGCCGGCCGACGTCGTCGAGGTGGCGCAGTCCCGCGACGGGCGGTGGCGCGCGCTCACGGTCAACTGGGGCGGCAACTTCGTCCCGCAGGTGGTCGGCTTGCACTCCGGCGAGCGCCTCGTGCTGGGCGAATTCTCGCTGGGCGTCACCTCCGAGCTCGCGTTCTCGCTGGCCGGCGATCGCCTCGCCTTCTATCACGAATCCGCCCGCACCTGCCGGGACCTGTGGGTCGTGGACCTCCCGCCGGCGGGGGCGGCCGCTGGCGGTCACCGCGGCTGCCGCCAGGTGACGTTCTCCAACGTCGGCGGCATCCCGGCCGACGACCTGGTGATGCCCCAGAGCCTGGGCTACCGGTCCTTCGACGGCCTGGAAATCCCGTGCTTCCTGTTCGTGCCGCACGGCGGGCGGCCGGACGGCACCTTGCCCGCGGTCGTCTGGCCCCACGGCGGGCCCGACTACCAGGTGACCAACAACTTCTACCACTGGTTCCACGTGTTCACCGGCGCCGGCTACGTGGTCCTGGCCCCCAACTTTCGCGGCAGCACCGGGTACGGCAAGGCCTACCAGAGCCTCAACCAGAAGGACTGGGGCGGCGCGAGCTTCCGCGATCTCATCGCCGGCGCCGACTACCTGGTCGAGAGCGGCTGGGCCGATCCCCGCAAGCTGGCGGTCGTGGGCGGCTCCTTCGGCGGGTTCATGGCACTGACCGCCGCCACCCGCGAAGCCGACCGCTGGGCCGCCGTGGTCGAGTTGTTCGGCCCCTCGAACCTCTTCACGTTCATCGAGAACACGCCGGCATGGTGGAAGCCCTACCTCTACGAGATGGTCGGCCATCCCGAACGCGATCGCGAGCAACTGGCCGAGCGCAGCCCGGTCAACTTCCTCGACCGGGTCAAGGCACCGTTGCTGGTGATCCAGGGAGCGCACGACCCGCGGGTGACCAAGACCGAGTCCGACCAGGTGGTCGAACGCCTGCGCGCCCTGGGTCGCGACGTCGAGTACCTGGTCTTCGAGGACGAAGGGCACGGCTTCTCGCGCACCGCCAACGAGATACGCGCCGCCCGCTCGGTCGTAACCTTCCTGGATCGGCACTTGAGTTGA
- a CDS encoding radical SAM protein, with product MKRQAYLAAEYGPFRWQDKPAATQRAAFAFPNVYHLGMSNLGFQLVWRHAHEHPDTCAERVFLPDPDEDATPLSLETGRKLRDFDVLAFALSYEQDYLNVLRMLDLGRIPRRGASRDRSHPLIIAGGPALWGNPEPVAPFLDAIVIGDGEEAIGRILDTVRDHRGASRPEVLAALGRLAGVYVPALYEPVYSPDGYFEGLEPLGDAPSHVERLWVRDVDRFPAESAVLTPHTEFADTYLIEIARGCSRACRFCMAGFITRPVRYRQLPELVSQVDRGLRHSRKIGLLSASVSDHPDLMALGEHLLTRDVRLYMSSIRADAITPEFVRLLRHGGLKSLTVAPEAGSERMRARISKHLTHAELMRCVTYAGAGGMTGVKFYVMVGLPHETDEDILAIVDLLNDTVKTGRPLGMRQFVIDLHPFVPKAFTPYQWEPQASPERFERIFDLLRRPLAKLGVQTRFDSPAWAIVQELLARGDRRSGDVMETALAGGGNLSAYRRAIRDHGIPRRFYDGAPTPWDHIASGMSTRFMVLEAMKAESELQSPPCPIVAPLPLSAVECRRCGVCQALDFEPIETAVRMPLARV from the coding sequence TTGAAGCGGCAAGCGTACCTGGCGGCCGAGTACGGGCCCTTCCGCTGGCAGGACAAGCCGGCGGCGACACAGCGCGCCGCCTTCGCGTTCCCCAATGTCTACCACCTCGGGATGAGCAACCTGGGGTTCCAGCTCGTCTGGCGGCACGCCCACGAGCACCCGGATACCTGCGCGGAGCGGGTCTTCCTGCCAGATCCGGACGAGGACGCCACGCCGCTTTCCCTGGAAACGGGCCGCAAGTTGCGGGACTTCGACGTCCTGGCCTTCGCGCTCTCGTACGAGCAGGACTACCTCAACGTCCTGCGCATGCTCGACCTCGGACGCATCCCGCGTCGCGGTGCCAGCCGCGACCGGTCGCACCCCCTGATCATCGCGGGCGGTCCGGCGCTCTGGGGCAATCCGGAGCCCGTGGCGCCCTTTCTCGATGCCATCGTCATCGGCGACGGCGAGGAGGCCATCGGCCGGATCCTCGACACGGTTCGCGACCACCGGGGCGCAAGCCGGCCGGAAGTGCTCGCCGCGCTCGGGCGCCTGGCTGGCGTTTACGTGCCGGCCCTCTACGAGCCCGTTTACTCGCCGGACGGCTACTTCGAGGGGCTGGAACCGCTGGGCGACGCGCCCAGCCACGTCGAACGCCTCTGGGTGAGGGACGTGGATCGATTCCCCGCCGAGAGCGCCGTCCTCACCCCCCACACCGAGTTCGCCGACACGTACCTGATCGAGATCGCTCGCGGCTGCTCGCGGGCCTGCCGCTTCTGCATGGCCGGCTTCATCACGCGTCCGGTCCGCTACCGGCAACTGCCCGAACTGGTGAGCCAGGTCGATCGCGGCCTGCGACACTCGCGCAAGATCGGCCTGCTGTCTGCCTCGGTGTCCGATCACCCTGATCTGATGGCCCTCGGCGAGCACCTCCTGACGCGAGACGTCCGGCTGTACATGTCGAGCATTCGCGCCGACGCCATCACCCCCGAATTCGTGCGCCTGCTGCGGCACGGCGGTCTCAAAAGCCTCACGGTGGCGCCCGAGGCCGGTAGCGAGCGCATGCGGGCCCGCATCAGCAAGCACCTCACGCACGCCGAACTCATGCGCTGCGTGACGTATGCCGGCGCGGGCGGCATGACCGGTGTCAAGTTCTACGTCATGGTCGGGTTGCCCCACGAGACCGACGAGGACATCCTCGCGATCGTCGATCTGCTGAACGACACGGTGAAGACCGGCCGTCCCCTGGGCATGCGGCAGTTCGTCATCGACCTGCACCCGTTCGTGCCCAAGGCGTTCACGCCCTACCAGTGGGAACCGCAGGCGTCACCCGAACGCTTCGAGCGGATCTTCGACCTGCTGCGCCGCCCCCTCGCCAAGCTAGGCGTACAGACGCGCTTCGACTCGCCGGCCTGGGCGATCGTGCAGGAGCTACTGGCGCGGGGCGACCGGCGCAGCGGCGACGTCATGGAGACCGCCCTCGCGGGCGGCGGCAACCTGTCGGCCTACCGCCGCGCCATCCGCGACCACGGCATCCCGCGCCGCTTCTACGACGGCGCGCCCACCCCCTGGGATCACATCGCGAGCGGCATGAGCACCCGGTTCATGGTCCTCGAAGCCATGAAGGCGGAGAGCGAGTTGCAGAGCCCGCCCTGCCCCATCGTCGCCCCGTTGCCGCTCTCCGCGGTCGAGTGCCGCCGCTGCGGAGTGTGTCAGGCCCTCGATTTCGAGCCTATCGAAACGGCCGTTAGGATGCCATTGGCGAGGGTATAG
- a CDS encoding S-layer homology domain-containing protein, giving the protein MRCPGLAYVATLSGVLLAAPAFAQGDATSSAPAGPSAETMADLAPNHWAYNAIKLLMERYRVMGGFPDKTFRGEKGVSRYELAAALVQIMDKLDAKGSERVAPSDRDLVDKLRKEFTSEIGQVSAIRTQTQELGKKVITLETDVKDLKGWKDGFQMPKIVDKVKGRVDVSLMDDPEDKLFPYWTTSAQISVSGKVSDSVSTSFSLSGGQAARQISVSPAIAGADKPPSSALTLGGNAALSAKFPGDLNWTTQFGYFKLSGLMGMRGYAGHWWDGIIGSGLAEPSANPSRSGARDMALGTKLTWGGLGVAAGVSSQIAAAYTGWDFGFGNINLVADTDHDSVNLERVLAAKNRDRPYAMATSLNLGSEQLGLVLRGGVKGTGNFFTEGAYQPFAAVQTVFNIGGVEIAAGTDFKMGTEKTSPTQQIRPAAYVFVPALHPQLPTILFGVVDVETLQGGGGKPGGPGSLLGDKSGMTLQFGYDNPILPNLTIEADYQQDVLFSDKYDGWGYAVSTGVEF; this is encoded by the coding sequence ATGCGCTGTCCCGGTCTTGCCTACGTCGCCACGCTCTCCGGAGTGCTCCTCGCCGCTCCTGCCTTCGCGCAGGGCGACGCCACCAGTAGCGCCCCGGCGGGTCCCTCCGCGGAGACCATGGCCGACCTGGCGCCCAACCATTGGGCCTACAACGCCATCAAGCTCCTGATGGAGCGCTACCGCGTCATGGGCGGCTTCCCCGACAAGACCTTCCGCGGAGAGAAGGGCGTCAGCCGCTACGAACTGGCGGCCGCCCTCGTGCAGATCATGGACAAGCTGGACGCCAAGGGCTCCGAACGCGTGGCCCCGTCCGATCGCGACCTCGTGGACAAGCTGCGCAAGGAGTTCACCAGCGAGATCGGCCAGGTCTCGGCGATCCGCACTCAGACCCAGGAACTGGGCAAGAAGGTCATCACGCTCGAAACCGACGTCAAGGATCTCAAAGGCTGGAAAGACGGCTTCCAGATGCCCAAAATAGTCGACAAGGTCAAGGGCCGCGTCGACGTGTCGCTCATGGACGATCCGGAGGACAAGCTCTTCCCCTACTGGACCACGTCTGCGCAGATCTCCGTGTCGGGCAAGGTGAGCGACAGCGTCTCGACCTCGTTCTCGCTCTCCGGCGGCCAGGCCGCCCGGCAGATCAGCGTGTCGCCGGCCATCGCCGGCGCCGACAAGCCGCCGTCCAGCGCCCTGACGCTGGGCGGCAACGCCGCGCTCTCGGCCAAGTTCCCGGGAGATCTCAACTGGACCACCCAGTTCGGCTACTTCAAGCTCAGCGGCCTGATGGGCATGCGCGGCTACGCCGGCCACTGGTGGGACGGCATCATCGGCAGCGGCCTGGCCGAACCGTCGGCCAACCCGTCGCGCAGCGGCGCCCGCGACATGGCTCTGGGCACCAAGCTCACCTGGGGCGGCCTGGGCGTCGCCGCCGGGGTGAGCAGCCAGATCGCCGCCGCGTACACGGGCTGGGACTTCGGCTTCGGCAACATCAATCTGGTCGCCGACACCGACCACGACAGCGTCAACCTCGAGCGCGTGCTCGCCGCGAAGAACCGCGACCGGCCGTATGCGATGGCCACCAGCCTGAACCTCGGCAGCGAGCAACTGGGCCTCGTGCTGCGCGGCGGGGTCAAGGGCACCGGCAACTTCTTCACCGAGGGCGCCTATCAGCCCTTCGCGGCGGTGCAGACCGTCTTCAACATCGGCGGCGTCGAGATCGCCGCCGGCACCGACTTCAAGATGGGCACCGAGAAGACCAGCCCGACGCAGCAGATCCGGCCCGCGGCGTACGTCTTCGTCCCGGCCTTGCACCCGCAATTGCCCACCATCCTGTTCGGCGTCGTGGACGTCGAGACCCTCCAGGGCGGCGGCGGCAAGCCCGGCGGGCCGGGCTCGCTGCTGGGCGACAAGTCGGGCATGACCCTGCAGTTCGGGTACGATAACCCCATACTGCCCAACCTCACGATCGAGGCGGATTACCAGCAGGATGTCCTCTTCTCGGACAAGTACGACGGCTGGGGATACGCCGTCTCCACCGGCGTCGAGTTCTAG
- a CDS encoding carboxypeptidase regulatory-like domain-containing protein, producing MRRAWGALVLALALTGCPWFDTPVAGGSVEGKVQFGGRPAPGKVVTLLVAQGGSFVTAQPATASTNVLGDYRFTGLKAGAYKVTYVSQAVPDGNNVKRDPNEIGIWRTKARDVSSSAGVRMPPFDVAYNGLIYPATGIAYVAGKGLPLPFHWSTHLQAQKYQLIIYANDLGKEPSHFKSRWESHPTALYEDDVRTGKYSWEVVIDAGEAGEGRSLVRRLDMGPPSANPGTGEPGIPTP from the coding sequence ATGAGGAGGGCCTGGGGGGCTCTCGTCCTCGCTCTCGCCCTGACGGGCTGCCCGTGGTTCGACACGCCGGTGGCGGGCGGTTCGGTCGAGGGCAAGGTGCAGTTCGGCGGCCGGCCGGCGCCCGGCAAGGTCGTGACGTTGCTGGTGGCGCAGGGCGGATCGTTCGTGACGGCCCAGCCGGCGACGGCTTCCACCAACGTGCTGGGCGACTACCGGTTCACCGGCCTCAAGGCCGGCGCCTACAAGGTCACCTACGTATCCCAGGCGGTGCCCGACGGCAACAACGTCAAGCGCGATCCCAACGAGATCGGCATCTGGCGCACCAAGGCCCGCGACGTGTCGAGCAGCGCCGGAGTGCGCATGCCCCCCTTCGACGTGGCATACAACGGCCTGATCTACCCGGCCACCGGCATCGCGTACGTCGCGGGCAAGGGGCTCCCGCTGCCGTTCCACTGGTCGACCCACCTCCAGGCCCAGAAGTACCAGCTCATCATCTACGCCAACGACCTCGGGAAAGAGCCGTCGCACTTCAAGTCCCGATGGGAGTCCCACCCCACCGCCCTCTACGAGGACGACGTCCGCACCGGGAAGTACTCCTGGGAGGTCGTCATCGACGCCGGGGAAGCCGGCGAAGGCCGCTCCCTGGTGCGTCGCCTGGACATGGGACCGCCCAGTGCGAACCCGGGAACCGGCGAGCCCGGCATCCCGACGCCGTGA
- a CDS encoding type II secretion system protein: protein MTKARRGFSLIEITVGAAVFSVVMSAAFFLLTTYGRVAAKGEAISSAMNDGRQAITKASDDIRNSRYLYHYTQVGFESGLKVDGESIALGLPSGKLTYPLVTSGPFLENAAVKFPPFTGYTDSSGPLATDSITMMTGSLASPSYVSWMRHPGPADIAKPSTAENAWKELWYRLIRVQMDCTEFSADSTQGKWLDMSQKWSTFGAHPASRSVLTFVATKKKVGNQTCEISDITVFGHAANTDSPIFTWQNPHPYSSEGPLSPYWVEISLQMGDPLNQYLRTGSSSIAVAVNAPADCGQEGKSPCWHMTPITLRGKAYAQNVTMPGAI from the coding sequence ATGACCAAGGCGCGGCGCGGTTTCAGCCTGATCGAGATCACGGTCGGGGCGGCGGTGTTCTCCGTGGTCATGAGTGCCGCCTTCTTCCTGCTCACCACCTACGGGCGCGTGGCCGCGAAGGGCGAGGCGATCTCCTCGGCGATGAACGACGGCCGCCAGGCCATCACGAAGGCCTCCGACGACATTCGCAATTCGCGCTATCTCTACCACTACACCCAGGTGGGCTTCGAATCCGGCCTCAAGGTGGACGGGGAGTCGATCGCCCTGGGCCTGCCCAGCGGCAAGCTCACATACCCCCTGGTCACGTCCGGGCCGTTCCTGGAGAACGCCGCCGTCAAGTTCCCGCCGTTCACGGGCTATACCGACAGCTCGGGACCGCTGGCTACCGACAGCATCACGATGATGACCGGATCGCTCGCCTCGCCCAGCTACGTCAGCTGGATGCGCCACCCCGGTCCGGCTGACATCGCCAAGCCGAGCACCGCGGAGAACGCATGGAAGGAGCTGTGGTACCGGCTGATCCGGGTGCAGATGGACTGCACCGAGTTCAGCGCGGATTCCACCCAGGGCAAGTGGCTGGACATGAGCCAGAAGTGGTCTACCTTCGGGGCCCACCCCGCCAGCCGATCCGTCCTGACTTTCGTGGCGACCAAGAAGAAGGTGGGCAATCAGACCTGCGAGATTTCCGACATCACGGTCTTCGGCCACGCGGCCAACACCGATTCGCCCATCTTCACGTGGCAGAACCCGCACCCCTACAGCTCGGAAGGCCCGCTCTCGCCCTACTGGGTGGAGATCTCGCTGCAGATGGGCGATCCCCTGAACCAGTACCTCAGGACCGGTTCGAGCAGCATCGCCGTGGCGGTCAACGCCCCCGCCGACTGCGGCCAGGAGGGCAAGTCCCCCTGCTGGCACATGACGCCGATCACGCTCAGGGGCAAGGCGTACGCGCAAAATGTGACGATGCCGGGGGCGATCTAG
- a CDS encoding prepilin-type N-terminal cleavage/methylation domain-containing protein, with amino-acid sequence MRRVEKGFSLLENVFAAMMVAIVILGMSTVISTYTINQQKTKDRPFAINLAQQQMDEVLVNIVTQNAMVFDTAPQARGRSYYLKSENMTVSQYYFNNFPLDAPVDPVAEKREMKALPWTTDVALMDSNPIPSGFKDSVYSGAGAYIRQTLFYRNRFYRAGGELIGTEPSAYPTWTEIKEELKSGTNNPPKYAVRLQLFGIPSILGSSPSTEIVENVRDSIKQKSTEYDDDPLKPPAALKYLIGDSCIPAANDTGGPRKHAADSTMTGRVYVRERSSAGADSPYYYPHFTSKVLVARVYRIDDYANDGTFLVDNQKPDQEIASASLVVVGRVQRK; translated from the coding sequence ATGAGACGAGTGGAGAAGGGCTTCAGCCTCCTGGAAAACGTCTTCGCCGCCATGATGGTCGCGATCGTGATCCTCGGGATGAGCACCGTCATCTCGACCTACACGATCAACCAGCAGAAGACGAAGGATCGGCCGTTCGCGATCAACCTCGCGCAGCAGCAGATGGACGAAGTGCTGGTCAACATCGTGACCCAGAACGCCATGGTGTTCGACACGGCCCCCCAGGCGCGCGGCCGGAGCTATTACCTCAAGTCCGAGAACATGACGGTCTCGCAGTACTACTTCAACAACTTCCCGCTGGACGCGCCGGTGGATCCGGTCGCCGAGAAGCGCGAGATGAAAGCCCTGCCGTGGACGACCGACGTGGCATTGATGGACAGCAACCCGATTCCCTCGGGCTTCAAGGATTCCGTCTACAGCGGCGCGGGCGCGTACATCCGGCAGACGCTCTTCTACCGCAACCGCTTCTACCGGGCCGGCGGCGAGCTGATCGGCACGGAGCCCTCGGCGTATCCCACCTGGACCGAGATCAAGGAGGAACTCAAGAGCGGGACCAACAACCCGCCCAAGTACGCCGTGCGCCTCCAGCTCTTCGGGATCCCCAGCATCCTGGGCTCCAGCCCGTCCACCGAAATAGTCGAGAACGTCCGGGACTCGATCAAGCAGAAGTCGACCGAGTACGACGACGACCCTCTCAAGCCCCCCGCGGCCCTGAAGTACCTCATCGGGGACAGCTGCATCCCGGCGGCCAACGACACGGGTGGGCCCAGGAAGCATGCCGCCGACTCCACCATGACGGGGCGCGTCTACGTCCGCGAGCGGTCGTCGGCCGGGGCGGACAGCCCGTACTACTACCCGCACTTCACGTCCAAGGTCCTGGTCGCCCGCGTGTACCGCATCGACGATTACGCCAACGACGGCACCTTCCTGGTCGATAACCAGAAGCCCGACCAGGAGATCGCCTCCGCCTCGCTGGTCGTCGTGGGGAGGGTCCAGCGCAAGTGA
- a CDS encoding LCP family protein encodes MANQRRTRTGPRARAAGIVVAGLLGVCLGGASGAATGFMLRPDNSEAIATTEGGDRDPLRGGPLPFLNFDELRTDLTLLLMGVDATGGRGRDGLRANSDTMLLLRLAPSEGKIYALSLPRDTRVRIPGHGTFKLNAAEAWGGPDLAARTISNHLDVPIHRYFVISLEGVIKAIDAIGGVDITVPKAMDYDDWAGKLHIHLKPGLQRLTGEQAEAYLRFRKDELGSDVARVQRQQAFLMEAGKQLLQPAVILRVPELWSVLQHHAQTNLDMAEMLRIARWARHLDAGEDITMTVLPGDYSMIKGVSYWTADADAIAPFLDAHFREAPAGAAAAPGRARVVIWDATGRRPRLKDLERQLREAGYAVWAVERRKTRALTSRIIVQRGDVPGGRQLAGTLGMTEVFQAGVGDLNSDFTLELGEDWSGDATESVS; translated from the coding sequence ATGGCAAACCAGCGGCGGACCCGCACGGGTCCCCGCGCACGCGCTGCCGGCATCGTCGTTGCCGGCCTGCTCGGCGTCTGCCTGGGCGGCGCTTCGGGCGCGGCTACCGGCTTCATGCTGCGGCCCGACAACAGCGAAGCCATCGCCACGACCGAGGGCGGCGACCGCGATCCGCTGCGTGGCGGGCCATTGCCCTTCCTCAACTTCGACGAGTTGCGCACCGACCTCACGCTCCTGCTCATGGGCGTGGATGCCACCGGCGGTCGCGGCCGGGACGGCCTGAGAGCCAACTCCGACACCATGCTGCTCCTGCGCCTGGCGCCGAGCGAAGGCAAGATCTACGCCCTGTCGCTGCCGCGCGACACCCGGGTGCGCATTCCCGGCCATGGCACCTTCAAGCTCAACGCCGCCGAGGCCTGGGGCGGCCCCGATCTGGCGGCCCGCACCATCTCCAACCACCTGGACGTGCCCATCCACCGCTACTTCGTGATCTCCCTGGAGGGCGTCATCAAGGCGATCGACGCCATCGGCGGCGTGGATATCACGGTTCCCAAGGCCATGGACTACGACGACTGGGCCGGCAAGCTGCACATCCACCTCAAGCCGGGGCTGCAACGCCTCACGGGCGAGCAGGCCGAAGCGTACCTCCGGTTCCGCAAGGACGAACTCGGGTCCGACGTGGCGCGCGTACAGCGCCAGCAGGCCTTCCTGATGGAGGCCGGCAAGCAGTTGCTGCAGCCGGCGGTCATCCTGCGCGTGCCGGAGCTATGGAGCGTCCTCCAGCATCACGCGCAGACCAACCTCGACATGGCCGAGATGCTGCGCATCGCCCGCTGGGCCCGGCACCTCGACGCCGGAGAGGACATCACGATGACGGTCCTGCCCGGCGACTACAGCATGATCAAGGGCGTCAGCTACTGGACGGCCGACGCGGACGCCATCGCCCCGTTCCTCGACGCGCACTTCCGCGAGGCGCCCGCGGGCGCGGCGGCCGCGCCCGGCCGGGCGCGCGTGGTCATCTGGGACGCTACCGGCCGCCGTCCCAGACTCAAGGACCTCGAGCGGCAGTTGCGCGAGGCCGGCTACGCGGTCTGGGCCGTCGAGCGGCGCAAGACCCGCGCCCTGACCAGCCGCATCATCGTGCAGCGGGGAGACGTCCCGGGCGGCCGCCAGCTGGCGGGCACGCTCGGCATGACGGAGGTCTTCCAGGCCGGCGTCGGCGACCTCAACTCGGACTTCACCCTGGAGCTGGGCGAGGACTGGTCGGGAGATGCGACCGAATCGGTGAGTTGA
- a CDS encoding DNA recombination-mediator protein A: protein MDTTNIPVTVDAFMQELQTIQSSGHKKIAILGTRHISLTHQQLIEMLAYALALTGNTIITSGAAGTNSAVIKGVQRANPGNLQVVLPQTLSQQSAESQELLQALPVVREHSERRLLTLAQASQMCNQEIIDSCQQLICFLYHSSTTLQESVRYAQEKHKVVTTFYLD from the coding sequence ATGGACACGACCAACATCCCGGTCACTGTAGACGCCTTCATGCAGGAGCTCCAGACGATCCAGTCGTCTGGCCACAAGAAGATCGCCATCCTCGGCACCCGCCACATCTCCCTGACGCACCAGCAGTTGATCGAGATGCTGGCCTACGCGCTCGCCCTGACGGGCAACACCATCATCACCAGCGGCGCCGCCGGCACCAATTCGGCGGTCATCAAGGGCGTCCAGCGGGCCAACCCGGGCAACCTCCAGGTGGTGCTCCCCCAGACGCTCTCGCAGCAATCGGCCGAGAGCCAGGAGTTGCTGCAGGCTCTGCCGGTGGTGCGCGAGCATTCCGAGCGCCGGTTGCTGACCCTCGCCCAGGCGTCGCAGATGTGCAACCAGGAGATTATCGACTCCTGCCAGCAGCTGATCTGCTTCCTGTACCACTCCTCGACCACGCTCCAGGAGTCGGTGCGGTACGCTCAGGAGAAGCACAAGGTCGTCACGACCTTCTACCTGGACTGA